Proteins encoded by one window of Deinococcus radiodurans R1 = ATCC 13939 = DSM 20539:
- the cpdB gene encoding 2',3'-cyclic-nucleotide 2'-phosphodiesterase, whose amino-acid sequence MKHQLALLAALLLGAAGAQTVDLRILETTDLHTNALGYDYYQDKPTGEFGLEYTATLLKQAREEKRNTLLYDNGDLIQGTPLGDYVARVQPLRAGQMHPLHAAMRLLKYDAANLGNHEFNYGLPFLQQVVAAAPMPIVSANTYVDDGNGKPGANAFTPYLIQRRTVYDTEGRPYILNVGVIGLLTPQIVQWDKSNLDGKIVTADIVDTARKFVPEMKAAGADIIVAVAHSGINADYQPGQENVATELTKVPGIDVVLSGHSHQEFPGPVYKTIPGADITNGTINGKPVVMAGYWGNDLGVVDLQLNYDRKSQTWTIQNAKTSLRPIWDKTAKKSLVTPDPAIARAVKAAHEGTLRYVRGKVADLAAPVTSYWALVQDDPSVQLVSNAQTAYVKAALASTQYKDLPVLSAAAPFKAGGRGGVSYYTDIPAGTLAIKNVADLYVYPNTVQAVLVTGAQVQEWLERAAGQFKQIDPSKTEPQALVDDSFPTYNFDILDGVTYEIDVTQPSRYGSDGKVANEGAHRIKNLMYGGKPIDPAAQFVVATNNYRASGGGKFPGLDGKNIILQAPDETRQALIAYFQDQKTVNPAADGNWKLTPIPGVTLSVVSSPNGQKNLPAGVTYVQTRDDGFAEYNLKF is encoded by the coding sequence GTGAAACATCAATTGGCACTTCTGGCGGCCCTGCTGCTGGGCGCCGCCGGCGCTCAAACAGTGGACCTCCGCATCCTGGAAACGACCGACCTGCACACCAACGCCCTGGGCTACGACTACTACCAGGACAAGCCGACCGGCGAGTTCGGGCTGGAATACACCGCCACCCTGCTCAAGCAGGCGCGCGAGGAAAAGCGCAACACCCTGCTCTACGACAACGGCGACCTGATTCAGGGCACGCCGCTCGGGGACTACGTGGCGCGTGTGCAGCCGCTCAGGGCCGGACAGATGCACCCGCTGCACGCGGCCATGCGGCTGCTCAAGTACGACGCGGCCAACCTCGGCAACCACGAGTTCAACTACGGCCTGCCCTTTTTGCAGCAGGTGGTCGCCGCCGCGCCGATGCCCATCGTCAGCGCCAACACCTACGTGGACGACGGGAACGGCAAGCCCGGCGCCAACGCCTTTACGCCTTACCTGATTCAGCGCCGCACCGTGTACGACACCGAGGGGCGCCCGTACATCCTGAACGTGGGCGTCATCGGGCTGCTGACCCCGCAGATCGTGCAGTGGGACAAGAGCAACCTCGACGGCAAGATCGTGACCGCCGACATCGTGGACACTGCCCGCAAGTTCGTGCCCGAAATGAAGGCGGCGGGGGCCGACATCATCGTCGCCGTCGCCCACAGCGGCATCAACGCCGACTACCAGCCGGGCCAGGAAAATGTCGCCACCGAGCTGACGAAGGTGCCGGGCATCGACGTGGTGCTCAGCGGGCACAGCCACCAGGAATTCCCGGGGCCGGTCTACAAGACGATTCCCGGCGCCGACATCACCAACGGCACCATCAACGGCAAACCGGTGGTCATGGCCGGGTACTGGGGCAACGACCTCGGCGTGGTGGACCTGCAACTGAACTACGACCGTAAGTCCCAGACGTGGACGATTCAGAATGCCAAAACCAGCCTGCGCCCCATCTGGGACAAGACGGCGAAAAAGAGCCTCGTCACGCCCGACCCCGCCATTGCCCGCGCCGTGAAGGCTGCGCACGAGGGCACTCTGCGCTACGTGCGCGGCAAGGTAGCCGACCTCGCGGCGCCCGTCACCTCCTACTGGGCGCTGGTACAGGACGACCCCAGCGTGCAGCTCGTGAGCAACGCCCAGACCGCCTACGTCAAGGCCGCGCTGGCGAGCACCCAGTACAAGGACCTGCCGGTGCTCTCCGCCGCCGCGCCCTTCAAGGCCGGGGGCCGGGGCGGCGTGAGCTATTACACCGACATTCCGGCGGGCACGCTCGCCATCAAGAACGTCGCCGACCTCTACGTCTACCCCAACACCGTGCAGGCGGTGCTGGTTACCGGAGCACAGGTGCAGGAGTGGCTGGAACGCGCCGCCGGGCAGTTCAAACAGATCGACCCGAGCAAGACCGAGCCGCAAGCACTCGTGGACGACTCCTTCCCCACCTACAACTTCGACATCCTCGACGGCGTGACCTACGAAATCGACGTGACGCAGCCTTCCCGCTACGGCAGTGACGGCAAGGTCGCCAACGAGGGCGCGCACCGCATCAAGAACCTGATGTACGGCGGCAAGCCGATTGACCCCGCCGCGCAGTTCGTCGTCGCCACCAACAACTACCGCGCCTCGGGCGGCGGCAAGTTCCCCGGTCTGGACGGCAAGAACATCATCCTGCAAGCACCCGACGAAACGCGGCAGGCGCTCATCGCCTACTTCCAGGACCAGAAGACGGTCAACCCCGCCGCCGACGGCAACTGGAAGCTCACCCCGATTCCCGGCGTCACCCTCTCGGTGGTCAGCAGCCCCAACGGGCAGAAGAACCTGCCGGCGGGCGTGACCTACGTGCAGACGCGCGACGACGGGTTCGCGGAGT
- a CDS encoding flagellar assembly protein T N-terminal domain-containing protein has protein sequence MRVSLRAKVLSLGLAVGALAGPVSLAAGPAPSGEQIVQVTGQAMVTSTPASARQAALDNAVRSAVEQVLGAYVSESTSLKTTDEFERFQQQLMKRSDGFGRVVQVVTEGQQGNVYTVSVRVAVARPSLEHELKAFLTRKGDPRIIVAIPEQILRRPTPDPAAETEIVRALVAAGYRVVDLKQAEQNNVRDQLRGTVSAQGLKELATRYQADLLITGEAFAEEYGNVLSQRAYTARLELKAIDLATAQVIFSDAFTGTGLAATDSVAGKTALQNVAKTAAPNLPGALLNWLSGSGKAASRTFTVRLNGAPSFKAFSDVLAALRSSQGVNAALSRQFDAAGALAEVEFDGSPEDLATMLEDLGLKVTGVSAGEIVVSF, from the coding sequence ATGCGTGTATCTCTCCGAGCCAAAGTGCTCAGCCTGGGACTGGCCGTCGGTGCACTGGCAGGGCCGGTGAGCCTCGCAGCTGGGCCGGCGCCGTCCGGCGAACAGATTGTGCAGGTCACCGGGCAGGCGATGGTGACCTCGACTCCGGCCAGTGCCCGGCAAGCCGCCCTGGACAACGCGGTCAGAAGCGCGGTGGAGCAGGTGCTCGGCGCTTATGTCAGCGAGTCCACGTCGCTGAAAACTACTGACGAATTCGAGCGCTTCCAGCAGCAGTTGATGAAGCGCTCGGACGGTTTCGGGCGTGTGGTGCAAGTGGTCACCGAAGGGCAGCAGGGCAACGTCTACACCGTATCCGTGAGGGTCGCGGTGGCCCGTCCGAGCCTGGAACACGAGCTCAAAGCTTTCCTGACTCGCAAGGGCGACCCGCGCATCATCGTGGCAATTCCCGAGCAGATTCTGCGCCGCCCCACCCCCGACCCCGCCGCCGAAACCGAAATCGTGCGGGCGCTGGTCGCCGCCGGCTACCGCGTCGTGGACCTGAAACAGGCTGAGCAGAACAACGTGCGTGACCAGCTGCGCGGCACGGTGTCGGCGCAGGGCCTCAAGGAACTGGCGACCCGCTACCAGGCCGACCTGCTGATTACCGGCGAGGCCTTTGCCGAGGAATACGGCAATGTGCTGAGCCAGCGCGCCTACACCGCCCGGCTGGAACTCAAGGCCATTGACCTGGCAACCGCGCAGGTGATTTTCAGCGACGCCTTTACCGGCACCGGGCTGGCGGCGACCGACTCGGTGGCCGGCAAAACCGCCCTGCAAAACGTGGCGAAAACGGCGGCCCCCAACCTGCCCGGCGCGCTGCTCAACTGGCTCAGCGGCAGCGGCAAAGCGGCCTCGCGCACCTTCACCGTCCGGCTAAACGGCGCGCCGAGTTTTAAGGCCTTCAGTGACGTTCTCGCGGCCCTGCGCAGTTCTCAGGGCGTCAACGCAGCCCTAAGTCGGCAATTCGACGCGGCGGGCGCACTGGCCGAGGTCGAGTTCGACGGTTCGCCGGAAGACCTCGCCACCATGCTCGAAGACCTTGGTCTCAAGGTCACGGGCGTCAGCGCCGGCGAAATCGTCGTTTCCTTCTG